A single Pseudomonas brassicacearum DNA region contains:
- a CDS encoding 1-acylglycerol-3-phosphate O-acyltransferase yields the protein MLFVLRMLLMGLHFVLAGVLGVLLGLCRPFNPDNSRLCARLYALPAMCILRLRVQAQVDSLVNKPNGCVIIANHQSNYDLFMFGNVVPRRTVCIGKKSLKWVPLFGQLFWLAGNVLIDRGNAVKARQSMLTTTHTLQHEDTSIWVFPEGTRNLGKDLLPFKKGAFQMAIAAGVPIVPVCVSSYIKHMRLNRWRSGDILIRSLPAIPTAGLSMDDMPGLIAQCREQMRECIATMDRQLQAA from the coding sequence ATGCTGTTTGTATTGCGTATGTTGTTGATGGGCCTGCATTTTGTACTGGCTGGCGTGCTCGGGGTGCTTCTGGGTCTGTGCCGGCCATTCAACCCGGACAACAGCCGTTTATGCGCAAGGTTGTATGCGTTGCCGGCGATGTGCATTTTGCGCCTGCGGGTCCAGGCACAAGTCGACTCGCTGGTGAATAAGCCCAACGGCTGCGTCATCATCGCCAACCACCAATCCAACTACGACCTGTTCATGTTCGGCAACGTGGTGCCGCGCCGTACCGTGTGCATCGGCAAGAAGAGCCTGAAATGGGTGCCGCTGTTCGGGCAGTTGTTCTGGCTGGCGGGCAACGTGTTGATCGACCGCGGCAACGCGGTCAAGGCGCGACAGTCGATGCTCACCACCACCCATACCTTGCAGCACGAGGACACCTCGATCTGGGTTTTTCCGGAGGGCACGCGCAATCTGGGTAAGGACCTGTTGCCGTTCAAGAAAGGCGCCTTCCAGATGGCAATAGCCGCCGGTGTGCCGATTGTTCCGGTGTGCGTCAGCAGCTACATCAAGCACATGCGCCTCAATCGCTGGCGCAGCGGTGACATCCTCATACGTTCATTGCCGGCGATTCCTACGGCCGGGTTGAGCATGGATGACATGCCCGGGCTCATTGCCCAATGCCGTGAACAGATGCGCGAATGCATCGCGACAATGGATCGGCAGTTGCAGGCCGCCTGA